The Nocardioides salarius genome includes a region encoding these proteins:
- a CDS encoding MFS transporter → MVEHQESPRAADALAPWSGGDGGDEPDPRRWRIFAVSLVVGFMALLDVTIVNVAIPSIQEGLDTSTGTVQWVVSGYALSFGLVLVTGGRLGDAYGRRLLLLVGLGLFVLTSAAVGLAPNVELVILARLLQGAAAGLLTPQNSGLIQELFSGRERGRAFGIFGLTVSVSAALGPVLGGLIISLFGEEDGWRWIFLVNVPIGLAALVAVLRLVPHTNPREAGEARPRLDPLGSVLLGVAVLLLLYPVVRAESGNYLWLLGLPLVPVVIAVFVRWEHRVVRRGGAPLLDVALLRRTPGFANGIAVGTLYFTGFTGLVLVLSVHLQTEMGLAPLTAGLLLTGFAVGSAISAPLAGRVVTTVGRQLSVGALVTVVAAVLAMAVLVPGREGGALWALLPPLLFVGGLGGGAVISPNFTLTLDQVPPRMGGAAGGALQTGQRIGSAVGSALGVTAYTVALGLWGPEAGLRTAFLTSAALVALALVAAVVALRDERAGREA, encoded by the coding sequence ATGGTCGAGCACCAGGAGTCCCCGCGCGCGGCGGACGCCCTCGCGCCCTGGTCGGGTGGCGACGGCGGCGACGAGCCCGACCCCCGGCGCTGGCGGATCTTCGCGGTCTCGCTGGTCGTCGGGTTCATGGCGCTGCTCGACGTCACGATCGTCAACGTGGCGATCCCCTCGATCCAGGAGGGCCTCGACACCTCCACCGGCACCGTGCAGTGGGTGGTCTCGGGCTACGCGCTGAGCTTCGGGCTGGTGCTGGTGACCGGAGGCCGGCTCGGTGACGCCTACGGGCGCCGCCTGCTGCTCCTGGTCGGGCTGGGCCTCTTCGTGCTCACCAGCGCGGCGGTCGGGCTGGCGCCCAACGTCGAGCTGGTGATCCTGGCGCGGCTGCTGCAGGGCGCGGCCGCGGGCCTGCTGACCCCGCAGAACTCGGGGCTGATCCAGGAGCTCTTCTCGGGCCGCGAGCGGGGACGCGCCTTCGGGATCTTCGGACTGACGGTCTCGGTCTCCGCGGCCCTCGGCCCCGTGCTGGGCGGGCTGATCATCTCGCTCTTCGGCGAGGAGGACGGCTGGCGCTGGATCTTCCTGGTCAACGTGCCGATCGGGCTGGCGGCGCTGGTGGCGGTGCTGCGGCTGGTGCCGCACACCAACCCGCGCGAGGCCGGCGAGGCCCGCCCGCGCCTGGACCCGCTCGGCTCGGTGCTGCTGGGCGTGGCGGTCCTGCTGCTGCTCTACCCGGTGGTCCGGGCGGAGAGCGGCAACTACCTGTGGCTGCTGGGGCTCCCGCTGGTGCCGGTGGTCATCGCGGTGTTCGTGCGCTGGGAGCACCGCGTCGTACGCCGCGGCGGTGCGCCGCTGCTCGACGTCGCGCTGCTGCGCCGTACCCCCGGCTTCGCCAACGGCATCGCGGTCGGCACCCTCTACTTCACCGGGTTCACCGGGCTGGTGCTGGTGCTCTCGGTGCACCTGCAGACCGAGATGGGCCTCGCTCCGCTGACGGCCGGGCTGCTGCTGACCGGCTTCGCGGTCGGCTCGGCGATCTCGGCGCCGCTGGCCGGGCGGGTGGTCACCACGGTGGGCCGCCAGCTCAGCGTCGGTGCGCTGGTGACGGTGGTCGCGGCGGTCCTGGCGATGGCGGTGCTGGTGCCGGGCCGCGAGGGCGGGGCGCTGTGGGCGCTGCTGCCCCCGCTGCTCTTCGTCGGCGGCCTCGGCGGCGGCGCGGTGATCTCGCCCAACTTCACCCTGACCCTCGACCAGGTGCCACCGCGGATGGGCGGTGCGGCGGGCGGGGCGCTGCAGACCGGTCAGCGCATCGGCTCGGCCGTCGGCTCGGCGCTCGGGGTCACCGCCTACACGGTGGCGCTGGGGCTGTGGGGGCCGGAGGCCGGGCTGCGCACCGCGTTCCTGACCTCGGCCGCGCTGGTGGCGCTGGCGCTGGTCGCAGCCGTCGTGGCCCTGCGCGACGAACGCGCCGGCCGCGAGGCGTGA
- a CDS encoding CDP-alcohol phosphatidyltransferase family protein: MLDAPVRRVIAPGLDAAAAGLDRLGVRPLAVTGLGWLVGLAACVAVATSHWSTALVLWLANRALDGLDGPLARRRGATDLGGFLDLLADFSVYGGFVLAVGVAVPEARLACLVLLLTYYVSGTAFLTLAPLLERRGARGDGRSVLFVGGLAEGTETVLAYAVLCLLPAHAETVLWVFAAMVALTALQRIGLGVRSLGIRAPRPLRTTSETLPEETP; the protein is encoded by the coding sequence GTGCTCGACGCCCCCGTGCGCCGCGTCATCGCCCCCGGCCTCGACGCCGCCGCGGCCGGCCTCGACCGGCTGGGGGTGCGCCCGCTCGCCGTGACCGGTCTCGGCTGGCTGGTCGGCCTCGCCGCCTGCGTCGCCGTGGCCACCTCGCACTGGTCGACCGCGCTGGTGCTGTGGTTGGCCAACCGGGCCCTCGACGGTCTCGACGGTCCGCTGGCGCGCCGCCGCGGCGCCACCGACCTGGGCGGCTTCCTCGACCTGCTCGCCGACTTCAGCGTGTACGGCGGCTTCGTGCTCGCGGTGGGCGTCGCGGTGCCGGAGGCGCGCCTGGCCTGCCTGGTGCTGCTGCTGACCTACTACGTCTCCGGGACCGCGTTCCTGACCCTGGCGCCGCTGCTGGAGAGGCGTGGAGCCCGCGGGGACGGCCGCTCGGTGCTCTTCGTGGGCGGACTGGCCGAGGGCACCGAGACGGTGCTGGCCTACGCCGTGCTGTGCCTGCTGCCGGCCCACGCCGAGACCGTGCTGTGGGTCTTCGCGGCCATGGTCGCCCTCACCGCGCTGCAGCGCATCGGGCTGGGTGTCCGGAGCCTGGGCATCCGGGCCCCGCGTCCGCTCCGAACCACCTCCGAGACGCTTCCCGAGGAGACCCCGTGA
- a CDS encoding ABC transporter substrate-binding protein has product MTRPAGRPGRPLLLTAALAVTALVASACGGEPDEAAAVDASDWDAVLAEAQGQSVDWYMYGGDQRLNDFVNGEVADRLAGLGVSLDQVKITDTAEAVNKVLGEQQAGRTSGGSVDAIWVNGENFATGVQADLWACGWTADLPNAKHVDLDDPAVATDFGVPVEGCEAAWQQASSALVYDSAALDEADVESVESLLAWTASEPGRFTHPAPPDFTGSMAVRTFLYDTLGAEAVTAAAEAGGLDDDVYEQARDETFDRLLDAADGFWRGGETYPVSQEEVEKLYADGEISAFLTYGPGAVSSLVEDGVFPGSTRETVLSVGNISNVSFVGVPANAEDRAGAMVLADVLQDPEVQLGLYEATGIFPVIDLDTVEPALAERFAAVDAGPSVLSPEELTADALPELDSATLARIEDDWRARVLRGEG; this is encoded by the coding sequence GTGACCCGCCCCGCCGGCCGCCCAGGCCGACCCCTGCTGCTGACGGCCGCCCTGGCGGTCACGGCCCTGGTGGCCTCCGCGTGCGGCGGCGAGCCCGACGAGGCCGCCGCGGTCGACGCCTCCGACTGGGACGCCGTGCTCGCCGAGGCACAGGGCCAGAGCGTCGACTGGTACATGTACGGCGGCGACCAGCGTCTCAACGACTTCGTCAACGGCGAGGTCGCCGACCGGCTCGCCGGGCTCGGGGTCAGCCTCGACCAGGTCAAGATCACCGACACCGCCGAGGCGGTCAACAAGGTGCTCGGCGAGCAGCAGGCCGGGCGCACCTCGGGCGGCTCGGTCGACGCGATCTGGGTCAACGGCGAGAACTTCGCCACCGGGGTGCAGGCCGACCTGTGGGCCTGCGGCTGGACCGCCGACCTGCCCAACGCGAAGCACGTCGACCTCGACGACCCGGCCGTGGCCACCGACTTCGGGGTGCCGGTCGAGGGCTGCGAGGCCGCCTGGCAGCAGGCCAGCTCGGCGCTGGTCTACGACAGCGCGGCGCTGGACGAGGCCGACGTGGAGTCGGTCGAGTCGCTGCTGGCCTGGACCGCGAGCGAGCCGGGGCGCTTCACCCACCCCGCCCCGCCCGACTTCACCGGCTCGATGGCGGTGCGCACCTTCCTCTACGACACCCTCGGCGCCGAGGCCGTCACGGCGGCGGCCGAGGCCGGCGGCCTCGACGACGACGTCTACGAGCAGGCCCGCGACGAGACCTTCGACCGGCTGCTCGACGCCGCCGACGGCTTCTGGCGCGGCGGCGAGACCTACCCGGTGAGCCAGGAGGAGGTCGAGAAGCTCTACGCCGACGGCGAGATCAGCGCCTTCCTCACCTACGGCCCCGGCGCGGTGAGCAGCCTCGTCGAGGACGGCGTCTTCCCCGGCAGCACCCGCGAGACGGTGCTCTCGGTCGGCAACATCTCCAACGTCAGCTTCGTCGGGGTGCCCGCCAACGCCGAGGACCGCGCCGGGGCGATGGTCCTGGCCGACGTGCTCCAGGACCCCGAGGTCCAGCTCGGGCTCTACGAGGCCACCGGCATCTTCCCGGTCATCGACCTCGACACCGTCGAGCCCGCCCTCGCCGAGCGCTTCGCCGCCGTCGACGCCGGGCCCTCGGTGCTGAGCCCCGAGGAGCTCACCGCCGACGCGCTGCCCGAGCTCGACAGCGCCACCCTGGCCCGGATCGAGGACGACTGGAGGGCACGGGTCCTGCGGGGCGAGGGATGA
- a CDS encoding ABC transporter permease, producing MSPRLRIALLLAPALLVVGVFVVGGVLQAVLQSLGHAPVVGESQWSLDAYRRVLADPAVHASLLLTARVSLISTAAAAVLGTALALLVRRLGGRRRLAVLFHGTLAVPHLVGALAIGLLLAPSGLLSRAAYRLGLVDSVQDVPALTQDAFGWGIIAEYTWKETFFVAVVALAALGRRVGDLEDVAATLGASRWQRLREVTLPVLAPPVAAASVLVLAFVTASYEVPRLLGRPYPTTLSVEAFQRYRDIDLTSRPEAMALAVLIALLTTLAALAYLRLVGGLARRSL from the coding sequence ATGAGCCCGCGCCTGCGCATCGCCCTGCTCCTGGCCCCGGCGCTGCTGGTCGTCGGGGTCTTCGTCGTCGGCGGGGTGCTCCAGGCGGTGCTGCAGAGCCTCGGCCACGCCCCCGTGGTGGGGGAGTCGCAGTGGTCGCTCGACGCCTACCGCCGCGTGCTCGCCGACCCGGCCGTGCACGCCTCGCTGCTGCTCACCGCCCGCGTCTCCCTGATCTCCACCGCGGCCGCCGCCGTGCTCGGCACCGCCCTGGCCCTGCTCGTACGCCGCCTGGGCGGGCGCCGCCGCCTCGCGGTGCTGTTCCACGGCACGCTGGCCGTGCCGCACCTGGTGGGGGCGCTGGCGATCGGCCTGCTGCTGGCCCCCTCCGGCCTGCTCTCGCGCGCGGCGTACCGGCTCGGCCTGGTGGACTCGGTGCAGGACGTGCCGGCGCTGACCCAGGACGCCTTCGGCTGGGGGATCATCGCGGAGTACACGTGGAAGGAGACCTTCTTCGTGGCCGTCGTGGCGCTGGCCGCGCTGGGCCGCCGGGTCGGCGACCTCGAGGACGTCGCCGCGACGCTGGGCGCCTCGCGCTGGCAGCGCCTGCGCGAGGTGACGCTGCCGGTGCTGGCCCCGCCGGTCGCGGCCGCGTCGGTGCTGGTGCTGGCCTTCGTGACCGCCTCCTACGAGGTGCCCCGGCTGCTGGGGCGGCCCTACCCGACGACGCTGTCGGTGGAGGCCTTCCAGCGCTACCGCGACATCGACCTGACCTCGCGGCCCGAGGCGATGGCCCTGGCCGTGCTGATCGCGCTGCTGACCACGCTGGCGGCGCTGGCCTACCTGCGGCTCGTCGGCGGCCTGGCGAGGCGGTCGCTGTGA
- a CDS encoding ABC transporter permease produces the protein MKRSPWRGAAVAVVAVVTVLPMVPVVLWAVAGAWRYPALLPPELSARGLRLLLGDGVLAALGTSVLVSTSVALLACLVGLPAGRALGLHRFRGRRLVQFLLLAPIIVPPLAVTLGLQVFFIRYGLADTVAGVVLVQLVPTVPYAASLLAAAHADLDTDHEQAARVLGAGPVATLRHVSLPLLRPALVTAFLLTFLISWSEYVLTLLVGGGRVTTLPLLLFSAIESSDRTAAAALGLLVVAPPVLLVLAVTRVAGRDVAWMGVSRA, from the coding sequence GTGAAGCGCAGTCCCTGGCGCGGCGCGGCGGTCGCCGTCGTCGCGGTGGTCACCGTGCTGCCGATGGTGCCGGTCGTGCTGTGGGCCGTCGCCGGCGCCTGGCGCTACCCCGCCCTGCTGCCGCCCGAGCTGAGCGCCCGCGGGCTGCGCCTGCTGCTCGGCGACGGCGTCCTGGCGGCCCTGGGCACGTCCGTGCTGGTCTCCACCAGCGTGGCCCTGCTGGCCTGCCTGGTGGGCCTGCCGGCCGGGCGGGCGCTGGGCCTGCACCGCTTCCGCGGGCGCCGGTTGGTGCAGTTCCTGCTGCTGGCCCCGATCATCGTGCCGCCGCTGGCGGTCACCCTGGGCCTGCAGGTCTTCTTCATCCGCTACGGGCTCGCCGACACCGTCGCCGGGGTGGTGCTGGTCCAGCTGGTGCCGACCGTGCCCTACGCCGCCAGCCTGCTCGCCGCCGCCCACGCCGACCTCGACACCGACCACGAGCAGGCGGCCCGGGTGCTGGGCGCCGGCCCGGTGGCGACCCTGCGCCACGTGAGCCTGCCGCTGCTGCGCCCGGCGCTGGTGACCGCCTTCCTGCTGACCTTCCTCATCTCCTGGAGCGAGTACGTGCTGACCCTCCTCGTCGGCGGCGGCCGGGTCACGACCCTGCCGCTGCTGCTCTTCTCGGCCATCGAGTCCTCCGACCGCACCGCGGCCGCCGCGCTCGGCCTGCTGGTGGTGGCGCCGCCGGTGCTGCTGGTGCTCGCGGTGACCCGGGTCGCCGGGCGCGACGTCGCCTGGATGGGGGTCTCCCGTGCGTAG